One Kitasatospora sp. MAP12-44 DNA segment encodes these proteins:
- a CDS encoding succinate dehydrogenase/fumarate reductase iron-sulfur subunit, whose amino-acid sequence MSYETEFRVWRGEGGQGGFASYRVEVNEGEVVLDLVHRLQATQAPDLAVRWNCKAGKCGSCSAEINGRPRLLCMTRMSTLPEGEPVVLTPLRAFPSIRDLVTDVSFNYAKAREVPSFVPPAELKPGEYRMRQEDVNRSQEFRKCIECFLCQDTCHAVRDHEENKAAFAGPRFLMRVAELDMHPLDAAAEVGLDRRAEAQEVHGLGYCNITKCCTEVCPEHIRITDNALIPLKERVADRRYDPLVWLGSKIGLRPRS is encoded by the coding sequence ATGAGCTATGAGACAGAGTTCCGGGTCTGGCGCGGCGAGGGCGGCCAGGGCGGTTTCGCCAGCTACCGGGTGGAGGTCAACGAGGGCGAGGTGGTGCTCGACCTGGTGCACCGGCTGCAGGCCACCCAGGCGCCGGACCTGGCGGTGCGCTGGAACTGCAAGGCGGGCAAGTGCGGTTCGTGCAGCGCCGAGATCAACGGGCGGCCGCGGCTGCTCTGCATGACCCGGATGTCCACGCTGCCGGAGGGTGAACCGGTGGTCCTCACCCCGCTGCGGGCCTTCCCGTCCATCCGCGACCTGGTCACCGACGTCTCGTTCAACTACGCCAAGGCGCGCGAGGTGCCGTCCTTCGTACCACCGGCGGAGCTGAAGCCCGGCGAGTACCGGATGCGGCAGGAGGACGTGAACCGCTCGCAGGAGTTCCGCAAGTGCATCGAGTGCTTCCTCTGCCAGGACACCTGCCACGCGGTGCGCGACCACGAGGAGAACAAGGCGGCGTTCGCCGGGCCGCGCTTCCTGATGCGGGTCGCCGAGCTGGACATGCACCCGCTGGACGCCGCCGCCGAGGTCGGCCTGGACCGCAGGGCCGAGGCCCAGGAGGTGCACGGCCTGGGCTACTGCAACATCACCAAGTGCTGCACCGAGGTCTGCCCCGAGCACATCAGGATCACCGACAACGCCCTGATCCCGCTGAAGGAGCGGGTCGCCGACCGCAGGTACGACCCGCTGGTCTGGCTGGGCTCGAAGATCGGCCTGCGGCCGAGGAGTTAG